In a genomic window of Glycine max cultivar Williams 82 chromosome 13, Glycine_max_v4.0, whole genome shotgun sequence:
- the LOC100811504 gene encoding G-type lectin S-receptor-like serine/threonine-protein kinase CES101 isoform X1: MEKEGNVLWYTDTVELNSSSVARGMALVERVQVRIPLLLLLTLTPTAVAVGFRCWERTTCPALLGYKSPVPTTIGAIQRLFNVTGVADILAANNLPEWTLPNNFTVEENRLLRIPLECDCSGPGLYGEPSNPLVYTVRKGDNISYLATTVFSGLVASTDIQHGNNVTNLRTGQELRVPLPCSCGKVNGLDVLHFGLTLEYGSTTLEQIAHEYHVSSQTITTSNQPHLMFGRALDIPLPVCSSMVRKDSLDHPLLVPNGSYVYTANGCVKCYCDATKNWKLTCEPSKLRPTNWSTCPSMKCDSSISSNMYIGDTTYSSSHNLAICAYAGYGTQTIFTTLTAVYIPPGLVHAHHTKSRWWAWLIVIAGVFVVLIFGYLCCIIWRKCKIEADRKKKQKELLLEIGVSSVACIVYHKTKRHRKRSKVNYEMQIFSFPIIAAATGNFSVANKLGQGGFGPVYKGVLPDGQEIAIKRLSSRSGQGLVEFKNEAELVAKLQHTNLVRLSGLCIQNEENILIYEYLPNKSLDFHLFDSKRREKIVWEKRFNIIEGIAHGLIYLHHFSRLKVIHRDLKAGNILLDYEMNPKISDFGMAVILDSEVVEVKTKRVVGTYGYMSPEYVIKGIISTKTDVFSYGVLVLEIVSGKKNNSRYQADYPLNLIGFAWQLWNEGKGVELIDSSMLESCRTAEVLRCTQVALLCVQANAADRPSMLEVYSMLANETLFLPVPKQPAYFTDACANEKNALVGNGKSYSTNEVTISMMDAR; this comes from the exons ATGGAAAAGGAGGGCAACGTACTCTGGTATACTGATACTGTTGAATTGAATAGTAGTAGTGTAGCAAGGGGCATGGCTTTGGTGGAGAGGGTTCAAGTTCGAATTCCTCTCCTGTTATTATTAACACTAACACCAACGGCTGTAGCTGTAGGCTTTCGGTGTTGGGAAAGGACCACGTGTCCAGCGTTGCTTGGTTACAAGTCACCAGTCCCAACCACCATAGGGGCCATTCAGAGACTCTTCAACGTCACTGGCGTCGCAGACATTCTCGCCGCTAACAACCTCCCTGAGTGGACCCTACCAAACAATTTCACGGTGGAGGAGAATCGCCTTTTACGGATTCCCTTGGAGTGCGATTGCAGTGGGCCTGGGTTGTACGGAGAGCCCTCTAACCCCCTCGTTTACACTGTGCGGAAGGGTGACAATATTTCTTATCTAGCAACCACTGTGTTCTCCGGTTTGGTGGCTTCAACGGATATCCAACATGGGAACAACGTGACCAATTTAAGGACGGGACAAGAACTGCGAGTGCCACTACCTTGTAGCTGTGGGAAGGTCAACGGGCTTGACGTTCTCCATTTTGGATTGACGCTGGAATACGGGAGCACTACCTTGGAACAGATAGCTCATGAGTACCATGTCTCTTCACAAACCATTACAACTTCCAACCAACCTCATCTTATGTTTGGTCGGGCTTTGGATATTCCACTCCCAG TTTGTTCCTCGATGGTCAGAAAAGACTCTTTGGACCACCCTTTACTTGTTCCAAATGGTTCTTATGTCTACACCGCAAATGGCTGTGTGAAATGCTACTGTGATGCTACCAAAAATTGGAA ATTAACATGTGAGCCATCCAAGCTTAGACCAACTAATTGGTCTACTTGCCCATCCATGAAATGTGAcagttcaatttcaagcaacaTGTATATTGGTGACACCACATATTCAAGTTCTCACAATCTTGCAATTTGTGCCTACGCTGGTTATGGAACTCAAACTATCTTCACTACTCTAACAGCAGTGTATATTCCTCCTGGTTTAGTGCACGCGCATCACACGA AAAGCAGATGGTGGGCCTGGCTTATTGTGATAGCAGGAGTTTTTGTTGTACTTATATTCGGCTACTTGTGCTGCATCATCTGGAGAAAATGCAAAATAGAAG CTGACAGAAAAAAGAAGCAGAAGGAACTACTATTAGAAATTGGAGTCAGTTCTGTGGCTTGCATTGTGtatcacaaaacaaaaagacaCAGAAAACGTAGCAAGGTCAACTATGAAATGCAAATATTTAGCTTTCCAATCATTGCTGCTGCAACAGGCAACTTTTCAGTTGCAAACAAGTTAGGGCAGGGTGGTTTTGGACCAGTTTACAAG GGAGTACTTCCTGATGGACAAGAAATAGCAATAAAGAGACTTTCTAGTAGATCGGGGCAAGGGTTGGTGGAGTTTAAGAATGAGGCTGAACTGGTAGCAAAATTGCAGCATACTAATCTTGTAAGGCTTTCGGGGCTCTGcatacaaaatgaagaaaacatattaatCTACGAGTACTTGCCCAACAAAAGTTTAGACTTTCATCTCTTTG ATTCtaaaagaagggaaaaaataGTTTGGGAGAAAAGATTCAACATCATTGAAGGTATAGCTCATGGGTTGATTtatcttcatcatttttcaagattaaaagtgaTTCACCGCGATTTGAAGGCAGGTAACATATTACTTGATTATGAAATGAACCCAAAAATTAGTGATTTTGGCATGGCAGTAATATTGGATTCAGAAGTAGTAGaagtgaaaacaaaaagagtTGTTGGAACATA TGGTTACATGTCTCCTGAGTACGTCATAAAAGGCATTATCTCAACAAAGACTGATGTGTTTAGCTATGGAGTCCTAGTGCTTGAGATTGTAAGTgggaagaaaaataattctcGCTATCAGGCTGATTACCCCCTCAACCTTATTGGATTT GCATGGCAACTATGGAATGAAGGTAAAGGTGTTGAGTTGATAGATTCATCAATGCTTGAATCATGCCGGACAGCTGAAGTATTGCGATGCACTCAGGTTGCCCTGTTATGTGTACAGGCCAATGCAGCAGATAGACCAAGCATGTTAGAAGTTTATTCAATGCTTGCAAATGAAACTCTCTTCCTCCCTGTCCCTAAACAGCCTGCATATTTTACTGACGCATGTGCAAATGAAAAGAATGCATTAGTAGGAAACGGAAAATCTTATTCTACAAATGAAGTGACAATTTCAATGATGGATGCGAGATAA
- the LOC100811504 gene encoding G-type lectin S-receptor-like serine/threonine-protein kinase At4g11900 isoform X2, whose product MEKEGNVLWYTDTVELNSSSVARGMALVERVQVRIPLLLLLTLTPTAVAVGFRCWERTTCPALLGYKSPVPTTIGAIQRLFNVTGVADILAANNLPEWTLPNNFTVEENRLLRIPLECDCSGPGLYGEPSNPLVYTVRKGDNISYLATTVFSGLVASTDIQHGNNVTNLRTGQELRVPLPCSCGKVNGLDVLHFGLTLEYGSTTLEQIAHEYHVSSQTITTSNQPHLMFGRALDIPLPVCSSMVRKDSLDHPLLVPNGSYVYTANGCVKCYCDATKNWKLTCEPSKLRPTNWSTCPSMKCDSSISSNMYIGDTTYSSSHNLAICAYAGYGTQTIFTTLTAVYIPPGLVHAHHTKSRWWAWLIVIAGVFVVLIFGYLCCIIWRKCKIEADRKKKQKELLLEIGVSSVACIVYHKTKRHRKRSKVNYEMQIFSFPIIAAATGNFSVANKLGQGGFGPVYKGVLPDGQEIAIKRLSSRSGQGLVEFKNEAELVAKLQHTNLVRLSGLCIQNEENILIYEYLPNKSLDFHLFDSKRREKIVWEKRFNIIEGIAHGLIYLHHFSRLKVIHRDLKAGNILLDYEMNPKISDFGMAVILDSEVVEVKTKRVVGTYGYMSPEYVIKGIISTKTDVFSYGVLVLEIVSGKKNNSRYQADYPLNLIGFVSNRTELRHGNYGMKVKVLS is encoded by the exons ATGGAAAAGGAGGGCAACGTACTCTGGTATACTGATACTGTTGAATTGAATAGTAGTAGTGTAGCAAGGGGCATGGCTTTGGTGGAGAGGGTTCAAGTTCGAATTCCTCTCCTGTTATTATTAACACTAACACCAACGGCTGTAGCTGTAGGCTTTCGGTGTTGGGAAAGGACCACGTGTCCAGCGTTGCTTGGTTACAAGTCACCAGTCCCAACCACCATAGGGGCCATTCAGAGACTCTTCAACGTCACTGGCGTCGCAGACATTCTCGCCGCTAACAACCTCCCTGAGTGGACCCTACCAAACAATTTCACGGTGGAGGAGAATCGCCTTTTACGGATTCCCTTGGAGTGCGATTGCAGTGGGCCTGGGTTGTACGGAGAGCCCTCTAACCCCCTCGTTTACACTGTGCGGAAGGGTGACAATATTTCTTATCTAGCAACCACTGTGTTCTCCGGTTTGGTGGCTTCAACGGATATCCAACATGGGAACAACGTGACCAATTTAAGGACGGGACAAGAACTGCGAGTGCCACTACCTTGTAGCTGTGGGAAGGTCAACGGGCTTGACGTTCTCCATTTTGGATTGACGCTGGAATACGGGAGCACTACCTTGGAACAGATAGCTCATGAGTACCATGTCTCTTCACAAACCATTACAACTTCCAACCAACCTCATCTTATGTTTGGTCGGGCTTTGGATATTCCACTCCCAG TTTGTTCCTCGATGGTCAGAAAAGACTCTTTGGACCACCCTTTACTTGTTCCAAATGGTTCTTATGTCTACACCGCAAATGGCTGTGTGAAATGCTACTGTGATGCTACCAAAAATTGGAA ATTAACATGTGAGCCATCCAAGCTTAGACCAACTAATTGGTCTACTTGCCCATCCATGAAATGTGAcagttcaatttcaagcaacaTGTATATTGGTGACACCACATATTCAAGTTCTCACAATCTTGCAATTTGTGCCTACGCTGGTTATGGAACTCAAACTATCTTCACTACTCTAACAGCAGTGTATATTCCTCCTGGTTTAGTGCACGCGCATCACACGA AAAGCAGATGGTGGGCCTGGCTTATTGTGATAGCAGGAGTTTTTGTTGTACTTATATTCGGCTACTTGTGCTGCATCATCTGGAGAAAATGCAAAATAGAAG CTGACAGAAAAAAGAAGCAGAAGGAACTACTATTAGAAATTGGAGTCAGTTCTGTGGCTTGCATTGTGtatcacaaaacaaaaagacaCAGAAAACGTAGCAAGGTCAACTATGAAATGCAAATATTTAGCTTTCCAATCATTGCTGCTGCAACAGGCAACTTTTCAGTTGCAAACAAGTTAGGGCAGGGTGGTTTTGGACCAGTTTACAAG GGAGTACTTCCTGATGGACAAGAAATAGCAATAAAGAGACTTTCTAGTAGATCGGGGCAAGGGTTGGTGGAGTTTAAGAATGAGGCTGAACTGGTAGCAAAATTGCAGCATACTAATCTTGTAAGGCTTTCGGGGCTCTGcatacaaaatgaagaaaacatattaatCTACGAGTACTTGCCCAACAAAAGTTTAGACTTTCATCTCTTTG ATTCtaaaagaagggaaaaaataGTTTGGGAGAAAAGATTCAACATCATTGAAGGTATAGCTCATGGGTTGATTtatcttcatcatttttcaagattaaaagtgaTTCACCGCGATTTGAAGGCAGGTAACATATTACTTGATTATGAAATGAACCCAAAAATTAGTGATTTTGGCATGGCAGTAATATTGGATTCAGAAGTAGTAGaagtgaaaacaaaaagagtTGTTGGAACATA TGGTTACATGTCTCCTGAGTACGTCATAAAAGGCATTATCTCAACAAAGACTGATGTGTTTAGCTATGGAGTCCTAGTGCTTGAGATTGTAAGTgggaagaaaaataattctcGCTATCAGGCTGATTACCCCCTCAACCTTATTGGATTTGTAAGTAACCGAACAGAATTGAG GCATGGCAACTATGGAATGAAGGTAAAGGTGTTGAGTTGA
- the LOC100812034 gene encoding mitochondrial arginine transporter BAC2 — translation MEFWPEFLASSTGKEFVAGGFGGTAGIISGYPLDTLRVMQQSSNNGSAAFTILRNLVAKEGPTALYRGMAAPLASVTFQNAMVFQIYAVLSRAFSTSVSVNDPPSYKGVALGGFCSGALQSMLLSPVELVKIRLQLQNTGQSTEPQKGPIKVANNIWKREGLRGIYRGLGITMLRDAPAHGLYFWTYEYAREKLHPGCRRSCQETLNTMLVSGGLAGVVSWVFSYPLDVIKTRLQAQTLSSRKYKGILDCLRKSVEEEGYVVLWRGLGTAVARAFVVNGAIFSAYEITLRCLFDK, via the exons ATGGAATTTTGGCCAGAATTTCTTGCTAGTAGTACGGGTAAAGAGTTTGTGGCTGGAGGATTTGGAGGCACTGCTGGTATAATCTCAGGTTACCCATTAGACACGCTCCGTGTGATGCAACAAAGCTCCAACAATGGCTCTGCTGCCTTCACCATCCTCAGAAATTTGGTGGCCAAGGAAGGACCAACTGCTCTGTACCGTGGCATGGCTGCACCTTTGGCCTCTGTTACATTTCAG AACGCTATGGTTTTCCAAATTTACGCAGTTCTCTCTAGGGCATTTAGCACGTCCGTTTCTGTCAACGACCCTCCTTCCTACAAGGGTGTTGCTTTAGGAGGATTTTGCTCTGGCGCTTTGCAGAGCATGCTGCTCTCCCCTGTTGAGTTAGTTAAAATTCGCCTTCAGCTTCAGAACACAGGACAATCCACAGAACCACAAAAGGGTCCCATAAAGGTCGCCAACAACATATGGAAAAGAGAGGGTCTTCGTGGCATTTATCGAGGACTTGGCATCACTATGCTAAGAGATGCACCTGCACATGGCCTCTACTTTTGGACATATGAATATGCGAGGGAGAAACTTCACCCAGGTTGTAGAAGAAGTTGTCAAGAGACCTTGAATACTATGTTGGTATCAGGAGGATTGGCTGGGGTTGTGAGTTGGGTTTTTAGCTACCCTTTGGACGTTATAAAGACAAGATTGCAGGCTCAGACACTTTCTTCGCGGAAATACAAAGGCATTTTGGATTGTCTTCGGAAGAGCGTTGAAGAGGAAGGATACGTTGTGCTATGGCGGGGTTTAGGAACTGCGGTTGCTAGAGCCTTTGTTGTGAATGGTGCTATATTTTCTGCTTATGAGATCACTCTTAGGTGTCTGTTTGACAAATAA
- the LOC100791852 gene encoding protein ROLLING AND ERECT LEAF 2: MGCNQSKIENEEAVARCKERKRFMKDSVSSRNAFAAAHSSYATCLKNTGAALGDFAHGEVQNPQLHSNDNNTTSSSSSYVPAPQPFEIPLPPPPLPDFSPAQPLQRAASMPEIKINNPDSRPRPEPVTTIIEEDDEEDKELENEGSLRKRRSNRVNSNNRRVPEEEQQRQPPPPSSKQPDHVTHHHHHSSMAPDTQSGAWEYFFPSMENIAGTSLNAAEEDAVHKVHEIERKVFEEKPSRVVLEEDEAVTPVRKVQVPEPEPEPKPQPDPEPEPLNVPEEMMETPVSMKMKQTPSSVDGKRIVVQRSVNLLQIFANLDDHFLKASEAAHEVSKMLEATRLHYHSNFADNRGHIDHSARVMRVITWNRSFKGIPNLDDGKDDFDSDEHETHATILDKLLAWEKKLYDEVKAGELMKFEYQRKVAALNKLKKRGTHSEALEKAKAVVSHLHTRYIVDMQSLDSTVSEINRLRDEQLYPRLIQLVDGMATMWKTMLEHHVKQSDTVTSLRNLDISQSPKTTSEHHYDRTYQLVLVVQQWHSHFEKLVNHQKGYIKALNTWLKLNIIPIESNLKEKVSSPPRVRSPPIQGLLNAWNDRLDKLPDELARTAIGNFVNVIETIYHQQEEEIALKRKCEDTRKELSRKTRQFEDWYNKYMQKKIPDEYNPDRAEDANAPDEVVTERQFAVELVKKRLEDEEEAYARQCLQVRQKTLGSLKNRMPELFRAMSDFSLECSRMYSELRSISQHLGQSSS, translated from the exons ATGGGTTGCAATCAATCCAAGATCGAGAACGAGGAAGCGGTGGCGCGATGCAAGGAGCGGAAGCGCTTCATGAAGGACTCCGTGTCCTCCCGCAACGCCTTCGCCGCCGCCCACTCCTCCTACGCCACCTGCCTCAAGAACACCGGCGCCGCCCTTGGCGACTTCGCCCATGGCGAGGTCCAAAACCCTCAATTACACTCAAACGACAACAACACCACCAGCAGCAGCTCCTCCTACGTGCCGGCCCCACAGCCCTTCGAGATTCCTCTCCCGCCGCCCCCTCTCCCCGATTTCTCCCCCGCCCAACCTCTCCAGCGTGCCGCCAGCATGCCCGAGATCAAGATCAACAATCCCGACTCCAGGCCCAGGCCCGAGCCCGTCACTACTATCATCGAAGAGGACGACGAAGAAGACAAGGAGTTAGAGAACGAAGGGTCTTTaaggaaaagaagaagcaacagagttaatagtaataatagaaggGTGCCAGAAGAAGAACAACAACGAcagcctcctcctccttcttccaAACAACCTGATCACGTGAcacatcaccaccaccactccTCCATGGCGCCGGACACTCAGAGTGGTGCTTGGGAGTACTTCTTCCCTTCCATGGAGAACATTGCCGGGACCAGCCTCAATGCGGCCGAAGAAGATGCTGTCCATAAGGTGcacgaaattgagaggaaggTGTTTGAGGAAAAGCCCAGCAGGGTTGTCCTTGAGGAAGATGAGGCTGTCACGCCTGTCAGGAAGGTTCAGGTTCCTGAGCCTGAACCCGAGCCCAAACCCCAGCCCGATCCAGAGCCCGAGCCTCTGAATGTGCCGGAGGAAATGATGGAGACGCCGGTGTCGATGAAGATGAAGCAGACGCCGAGTTCTGTGGATGGGAAGAGGATTGTTGTGCAACGTTCTGTGAATCTGCTGCAGATATTTGCTAACCTTGATGATCATTTTCTCAAGGCTTCTGAGGCTGCTCATGAGGTTTCAAAGATGCTTGAGGCCACGAGATTGCACTATCACTCCAATTTTGCGGATAATAGAG GACACATTGATCACTCTGCACGAGTCATGCGAGTTATTACATGGAACCGATCCTTTAAGGGAATACCTAATTTGGATGATGGGAAGGATGATTTTGACTCGGATGAGCATGAGACGCATGCCACCATCTTGGACAAGTTGTTAGCATGGGAGAAGAAACTCTACGATGAAGTTAAG gcTGGTGAACTAATGAAATTTGAGTACCAAAGAAAAGTTGCTGCACTTAATAAGCTGAAGAAAAGGGGCACGCACTCTGAAGCATTGGAGAAAGCAAAAGCAGTTGTCAGTCATTTGCATACAAGATACATTGTAGATATGCAATCCTTGGATTCAACAGTCTCCGAGATTAACCGATTACGTGATGAACAGTTGTATCCAAGACTTATTCAGCTTGTTGATGG GATGGCCACTATGTGGAAAACCATGCTAGAGCACCATGTGAAGCAATCAGATACTGTGACATCGCTAAGAAATTTAGATATTTCCCAGTCTCCTAAGACAACTAGTGAACACCATTATGACCGAACATACCAGCTAGTTCTTGTTGTGCAACAGTGGCATTCACACTTTGAGAAGCTTGTCAACCATCAAAAGGGATACATAAAGGCGCTAAACACTTGgttaaaattaaacatcatcCCTATTGAAAGCAATTTAAAGGAAAAGGTTTCTTCGCCTCCAAGAGTTAGAAGTCCACCCATACAAGGCCTTCTCAATGCATGGAATGACCGTCTTGATAAACTTCCTGATGAGCTTGCTAGGACTGCTATAGGAAACTTTGTTAATGTGATAGAGACTATTTACCATCagcaagaagaagaaatagCTTTGAAGAGGAAATGTGAGGATACACGAAAGGAGCTATCCCGCAAAACCAGGCAATTTGAAGATTGGTATAACAAGtatatgcaaaagaaaatacCAGATGAATACAATCCAGACAGGGCAGAAGATGCTAATGCTCCTGATGAAGTTGTTACAGAGAGGCAGTTTGCAGTTGAACTAGTGAAGAAGAGATTGGAAGATGAGGAAGAAGCCTATGCAAGGCAATGCCTCCAAGTGAGGCAAAAAACTTTGGGAAGTCTCAAAAATCGCATGCCAGAGCTCTTTAGGGCTATGTCTGATTTTTCTCTTGAATGTTCCAGAATGTACAGTGAATTAAGGTCAATATCACAGCACCTAGGCCAGAGCTCATCATGA